The Crocosphaera subtropica ATCC 51142 genome includes a window with the following:
- the groES gene encoding co-chaperone GroES: MAAISINVSTVKPLGDRIFVKVSPAEEKTAGGILLPDNAQEKPQIGEVVAVGPGKRNDDGSRSELDVKVGDKVLYSKYAGTDVKLSGEDYVLLSEKDILASVA, encoded by the coding sequence ATGGCAGCAATTAGTATCAACGTCTCTACCGTTAAACCCCTCGGCGATCGCATTTTTGTTAAAGTCAGCCCTGCCGAAGAAAAAACCGCAGGTGGTATCTTACTTCCTGACAACGCTCAAGAAAAGCCCCAAATTGGCGAAGTTGTAGCCGTTGGTCCTGGAAAGCGTAACGACGATGGCAGTCGTTCTGAATTAGATGTCAAAGTTGGAGATAAAGTTCTTTACTCCAAATATGCGGGTACTGATGTCAAACTCTCTGGAGAAGACTATGTACTCCTATCCGAAAAAGACATCTTAGCCTCCGTTGCTTAA
- a CDS encoding isoprenyl transferase: MTVKQPIVLKDLPTDLDQTRLPQHIAVIMDGNGRWAKRRGLPRIMGHQRGVDTLKDLLRCCRDWGIPALTAYAFSTENWGRPLEEVEFLMTLFERVLRRELQEMMTENVRIRFVGALDVLPPSLQLEIYRSMEDTENNTGVQFTVATNYGGRQEIVQSCRAIAQQVKQGLLNLDDINETLFENFLYTKGIPDPDLLIRTSGEMRLSNFLLWQLAYAEIYVTQTLWPDFDRHILRDALLNYQQRERRFGKVGKS, encoded by the coding sequence ATGACCGTTAAGCAGCCTATTGTGTTAAAGGACTTACCAACCGATCTCGACCAAACCCGTCTTCCCCAGCATATCGCCGTTATTATGGACGGGAATGGCCGCTGGGCCAAGCGTCGTGGACTGCCTCGCATTATGGGGCATCAACGAGGGGTCGATACCCTTAAAGATTTACTCCGTTGTTGTCGAGACTGGGGCATTCCTGCTTTGACAGCCTACGCCTTTTCTACGGAAAACTGGGGACGACCCCTCGAAGAAGTGGAATTTTTGATGACTCTGTTTGAACGGGTTCTGCGTCGTGAACTTCAAGAAATGATGACAGAAAATGTGAGAATTCGCTTCGTTGGAGCATTAGATGTCTTGCCCCCCTCCCTACAGTTAGAAATCTATCGCTCTATGGAAGATACAGAAAATAATACAGGGGTTCAATTTACGGTGGCTACTAATTATGGTGGCCGTCAAGAAATTGTCCAAAGTTGTCGGGCGATCGCTCAACAAGTTAAACAGGGATTACTCAATTTAGATGATATTAATGAAACTTTATTTGAAAATTTCTTATATACCAAGGGCATTCCCGATCCTGACCTTTTAATTCGTACCAGTGGAGAAATGCGTCTTAGTAATTTTCTCTTATGGCAGTTGGCTTATGCAGAAATTTATGTCACTCAAACCCTTTGGCCTGATTTTGATCGCCACATTCTCCGCGACGCTTTATTAAATTATCAACAGCGAGAACGACGGTTTGGTAAAGTGGGGAAGAGTTAA
- a CDS encoding photosystem I reaction center subunit II PsaD — protein sequence MAEELKGKLPKFGGSTGGLLSKAEREEKYAITWTSKTEQVFEMPTGGAAIMNEGENLLYLSRKEQCLALGTQLRTKFKPKIQDYKIYRIYPSGEIQYLHPADGVFPEKVNEGRDYNGKIDRKIGDNPEPVTLKFSGNAPYDV from the coding sequence ATGGCAGAAGAGCTTAAAGGAAAGCTTCCGAAATTCGGTGGCAGCACCGGCGGTTTACTCTCGAAAGCCGAACGGGAAGAAAAATACGCCATCACCTGGACTAGCAAAACAGAGCAAGTCTTTGAAATGCCCACAGGTGGGGCTGCCATTATGAATGAAGGAGAAAATCTCCTCTATTTGTCTCGTAAAGAACAATGTCTGGCTCTGGGAACCCAGTTACGGACAAAGTTCAAACCCAAAATTCAAGATTATAAAATCTATCGCATCTATCCCAGTGGTGAAATTCAATATCTTCACCCTGCAGATGGTGTGTTCCCCGAAAAAGTTAACGAAGGCCGTGATTACAACGGTAAGATAGACAGAAAAATTGGGGATAACCCTGAGCCTGTTACCCTGAAATTCTCTGGTAATGCTCCTTACGACGTTTAA
- a CDS encoding F0F1 ATP synthase subunit gamma: MSQTPESLKATLDSVQDLYSVVKTMKALAAVSIRQYEQAVESLVEYNRTVEMGFQILAKERYFAGKSLILTIKEKNNLPDPNIGAIILGSDQGLCGQFNENMAKYAKDKLQSFSKPENLFVATVGSRLLPYFKTSSYQLANQFMLPTSTEGIGETVQDILLMLDNWQEKHKICKILLFYNQPTSGSSYRSYYQQLLPLDRDWLRSLERKDWPTHTLPTFTMNWQDLFKELISQYLFVSLYRAVAASLASENASRLAAMQSAQKNIEEHLDELNGQYRRQRQSAITSELLDVVAGFEALT, translated from the coding sequence ATGTCTCAAACCCCTGAATCTCTCAAAGCAACCCTTGATAGTGTTCAAGATTTATACTCGGTGGTGAAAACCATGAAGGCCCTTGCTGCTGTTAGTATTCGACAGTATGAGCAAGCAGTGGAATCCTTGGTGGAATATAATCGCACTGTAGAGATGGGGTTTCAAATTCTGGCAAAAGAGCGTTATTTTGCAGGAAAATCCCTTATTTTAACCATAAAAGAAAAAAACAATCTTCCTGACCCCAACATTGGAGCCATTATTTTAGGGTCTGATCAAGGCTTATGTGGTCAGTTTAATGAAAATATGGCTAAATATGCTAAAGATAAGCTTCAGTCGTTTTCTAAGCCCGAAAATCTTTTTGTGGCAACGGTTGGATCTCGCTTACTTCCTTACTTTAAAACCAGTTCTTATCAACTGGCCAATCAGTTTATGTTACCCACATCAACAGAAGGCATCGGGGAAACGGTACAAGATATATTGTTAATGCTGGATAATTGGCAAGAAAAACATAAAATCTGCAAAATTTTACTATTTTATAATCAACCCACTTCAGGATCTTCCTATCGTTCCTATTATCAACAATTATTACCCCTTGATAGAGATTGGTTACGCTCCTTAGAACGGAAAGACTGGCCTACTCATACTCTTCCCACCTTTACCATGAATTGGCAAGACCTTTTTAAAGAACTCATTAGCCAATATCTTTTTGTGTCTCTCTATCGTGCGGTTGCTGCTTCGTTAGCCAGTGAAAACGCCAGTCGTCTTGCTGCGATGCAGTCGGCCCAGAAGAATATTGAAGAACATCTCGATGAACTCAATGGTCAATATCGTCGTCAACGTCAAAGTGCTATTACTTCAGAATTATTAGATGTGGTGGCTGGATTTGAAGCCTTGACTTGA
- the cdaA gene encoding diadenylate cyclase CdaA, whose translation MPEPLYKSIDIGLVLLLTYLMLLAIGERRTLYMVRGLIILMLAAVISEKFHLTLLSFVIEKLVLGAAVAMAVIFQGEFRRFLELLGQGKVLQFFRRKPSASKPNNVVDELVEAVRELSQNRTGALIVIETTGSIDMRVFVDQGVPIDGEISKALLQTIFQPKTLLHDGAVFIRGSRIISAGVILPLSDKTFSRQLGTRHRAAMGITEIVDQCLCIIVSEETGSISLAEKGVLDRPLTSSKLKELLDKKFALLVKGESVAPGWGLLSRLIGPKGRRFLQTTFRVLSSNSSEEKK comes from the coding sequence ATTCCAGAGCCACTTTATAAAAGTATTGATATCGGTTTAGTCCTGTTATTAACCTACTTGATGCTTCTGGCCATTGGAGAGCGTCGTACCCTGTATATGGTTCGGGGGCTAATTATTCTCATGTTAGCAGCAGTGATCAGCGAAAAGTTTCACTTGACACTGCTGAGTTTTGTTATAGAAAAATTAGTCCTAGGGGCCGCTGTGGCCATGGCTGTGATTTTCCAAGGCGAGTTTCGACGCTTTCTAGAATTACTAGGACAAGGGAAAGTTCTACAATTTTTCAGGCGCAAACCCAGCGCATCTAAACCCAATAACGTAGTAGATGAACTGGTAGAAGCTGTCCGAGAACTTTCCCAAAACCGTACAGGGGCATTAATTGTCATTGAAACAACTGGTTCAATCGATATGAGGGTATTTGTTGATCAAGGAGTCCCCATTGACGGGGAAATTTCTAAAGCCCTTCTACAAACGATTTTTCAGCCAAAAACCTTACTCCATGATGGAGCCGTCTTTATTCGGGGATCTCGCATTATCTCCGCCGGGGTCATTTTACCCCTCTCTGATAAAACCTTCTCCCGTCAGTTGGGAACCCGACACCGGGCCGCTATGGGTATCACCGAAATTGTTGATCAATGTCTATGTATTATTGTCTCCGAAGAAACTGGCTCGATTTCCTTAGCGGAAAAAGGAGTTTTGGATCGTCCCCTAACTAGCAGTAAACTAAAAGAGCTACTCGACAAGAAATTTGCCTTACTCGTTAAGGGAGAGTCCGTAGCGCCTGGGTGGGGTCTTCTCAGTCGTCTCATTGGACCAAAGGGAAGACGCTTCTTACAAACAACCTTTCGTGTGTTGTCATCGAACTCATCAGAAGAGAAGAAATGA
- a CDS encoding RNA-guided endonuclease InsQ/TnpB family protein, which yields MAILTLTLKLPFYRLNQCKAQEFDRLTELNTGIANQLLEIPKTDRRKYTSKDFNHVEIGSGWINQTIRNSCTATKVKKFKCLPLEVNNQGWRIEKKGNTYSVAFSIIRGVKKRIPLAIHQSSHADTLDKIIVREAKKGSLKLWKSKKRVRNLPSHGKCKTHSRQGIWYVLLSVSMDVPDAEPVKNWIGVDRGQNQIAVASLPNGFGKFWNGRQIKHLRRRYQKLRKQLQKANKRKVIKRLESKERRIITYINHCISKQLVQFAKDYGMGLRFEDLSNIRETSKQSRKIRSDAGNSRHTWSYFQLETLTRYKAIKSGVPFELIPAPYTSKSDHRNGVIGKRNGHWFRGFDGYQCNSDWNASQNIGQWLGFSCPLGLQKTVFVMDADGLKDGVNGSPPI from the coding sequence ATGGCTATTTTAACTCTGACACTTAAACTTCCTTTTTATCGGTTAAATCAGTGCAAAGCACAAGAATTTGACCGACTAACTGAGTTAAATACAGGTATTGCTAATCAACTATTAGAAATACCTAAAACGGATAGAAGAAAATACACCAGTAAAGATTTCAACCATGTTGAAATTGGTTCAGGTTGGATTAATCAAACTATTCGGAATAGTTGTACTGCAACAAAAGTTAAGAAGTTTAAATGTTTGCCCCTTGAGGTTAACAATCAAGGGTGGCGAATTGAGAAAAAAGGTAACACTTATTCAGTTGCCTTCTCAATTATCAGAGGAGTTAAAAAGCGTATTCCTTTAGCTATTCATCAATCTAGTCATGCTGATACTTTAGATAAAATCATAGTAAGAGAAGCCAAGAAAGGAAGCCTTAAGTTATGGAAATCTAAAAAGCGAGTGCGTAATTTACCGTCGCACGGCAAATGTAAGACGCACTCAAGACAAGGTATCTGGTATGTTTTGTTATCAGTGTCAATGGACGTTCCTGATGCTGAACCAGTTAAAAATTGGATTGGAGTAGATAGAGGACAGAATCAAATTGCTGTTGCTAGTTTGCCTAATGGGTTTGGAAAGTTTTGGAATGGTCGTCAAATTAAACATTTAAGACGACGTTATCAAAAACTTAGAAAACAACTTCAAAAGGCTAATAAGCGCAAGGTAATTAAACGTCTAGAATCTAAAGAAAGACGCATTATAACCTATATCAATCATTGCATTTCTAAGCAGTTAGTTCAGTTTGCTAAAGACTATGGTATGGGATTAAGATTTGAAGATTTATCTAACATTAGAGAAACTTCAAAACAATCTAGAAAAATAAGGTCTGATGCAGGAAATAGTCGCCATACTTGGTCATATTTCCAGTTAGAAACACTAACTCGTTATAAAGCCATTAAAAGTGGTGTTCCTTTTGAACTAATACCAGCACCTTATACCTCTAAATCAGACCACAGAAACGGTGTAATTGGGAAAAGAAATGGACATTGGTTTAGAGGATTTGATGGTTATCAATGTAATAGTGACTGGAATGCTAGTCAAAACATAGGTCAATGGCTAGGTTTTTCATGTCCTTTAGGCCTTCAGAAAACTGTATTTGTAATGGATGCAGACGGTTTAAAGGATGGGGTCAATGGGAGTCCCCCTATCTAG
- the groL gene encoding chaperonin GroEL (60 kDa chaperone family; promotes refolding of misfolded polypeptides especially under stressful conditions; forms two stacked rings of heptamers to form a barrel-shaped 14mer; ends can be capped by GroES; misfolded proteins enter the barrel where they are refolded when GroES binds), whose amino-acid sequence MAKSIVYNEDARRALERGMDILAESVAVTLGPKGRNVVLEKKFGAPQIINDGITIAKEIELEDHIENTGVSLIRQAASKTNDVAGDGTTTATVLAHAIVKEGLRNVAAGANPIALKKGIDKATEFLVEKIAAHAKPIEDSKAIAQVGAISAGNDEEVGKMIAEAMDKVGKEGVISLEEGKSMFTELEITEGMRFDKGYISPYFVTDTERMEAVFEEPCILITDKKINLVQDLVPVLEQVARQGKSLVIIAEDIEKEALATLVVNRLRGVLNVAAVKAPGFGDRRKQMLEDIATLTGGTVVSEDAGLKLENTKIEMLGSARRMILTKDNTTIVAEGNEEAVKSRCDLIRRQIEDSDSSYDKEKLQERLAKLSGGVAVIKVGAATETEMKDRKLRLEDAINATKAAVEEGIVPGGGTTLAHLTPSLEEWATGNLVNEELTGALIVARALTAPLKRIAENAGQNGAVVAERVKEKDFNTGYDAATGEFTDMLAAGIVDPAKVTRSGLQNAASIAGMILTTECIVVDKPEKEKAPAGGGGDFDY is encoded by the coding sequence ATGGCTAAATCTATTGTCTATAACGAAGATGCACGTCGCGCATTAGAAAGAGGAATGGACATCCTCGCTGAGTCTGTGGCTGTTACCCTAGGTCCCAAAGGCCGTAACGTTGTCCTAGAAAAGAAATTTGGTGCCCCGCAAATCATCAACGACGGGATCACCATTGCTAAAGAAATTGAATTAGAAGATCATATCGAAAATACTGGAGTTTCCTTGATTCGTCAAGCAGCTTCTAAAACTAACGATGTGGCTGGAGACGGAACCACCACCGCTACCGTGTTAGCCCACGCCATCGTTAAAGAGGGTTTACGCAACGTCGCTGCTGGTGCTAACCCCATCGCCCTGAAAAAAGGTATCGATAAAGCGACTGAGTTCCTAGTTGAAAAAATCGCAGCCCATGCTAAACCCATCGAAGACTCCAAAGCCATTGCCCAAGTCGGAGCTATCTCTGCCGGAAATGACGAAGAAGTGGGTAAAATGATTGCTGAAGCCATGGACAAAGTGGGCAAAGAAGGGGTCATTTCCTTAGAAGAAGGAAAATCCATGTTCACCGAACTGGAAATTACCGAAGGGATGCGCTTTGATAAAGGCTATATCTCCCCTTATTTTGTCACCGACACCGAACGCATGGAAGCAGTATTTGAAGAACCCTGCATCCTCATCACCGACAAAAAAATTAACCTCGTTCAAGATTTAGTTCCTGTTTTAGAACAAGTTGCCCGTCAAGGTAAATCTTTAGTGATCATCGCTGAAGATATCGAAAAAGAAGCCTTAGCAACCTTGGTTGTTAACCGTTTGCGGGGTGTTTTAAACGTGGCTGCCGTGAAAGCCCCTGGATTTGGCGATCGCCGTAAGCAAATGCTCGAAGATATTGCGACCTTAACCGGTGGTACTGTTGTCAGCGAAGATGCCGGCCTTAAGTTAGAAAATACCAAAATTGAAATGTTAGGATCTGCCCGTCGCATGATCCTCACCAAAGATAACACCACCATCGTTGCAGAAGGCAACGAAGAAGCCGTTAAATCCCGTTGTGACCTCATCCGTCGTCAAATTGAAGATTCTGACTCTTCTTATGACAAAGAGAAGTTACAAGAGCGTTTAGCTAAGTTATCTGGTGGGGTAGCGGTTATCAAAGTGGGTGCTGCTACTGAAACCGAAATGAAGGATCGTAAACTTCGTTTAGAAGATGCCATCAACGCCACAAAAGCAGCCGTAGAAGAAGGGATCGTTCCTGGTGGTGGCACAACCCTTGCTCACCTCACTCCTAGTCTAGAAGAGTGGGCTACAGGCAATCTGGTTAACGAAGAGTTAACCGGTGCATTAATCGTTGCCCGTGCCTTAACTGCCCCCTTAAAGCGCATTGCTGAAAACGCAGGTCAAAACGGTGCAGTTGTCGCCGAACGGGTTAAAGAGAAAGACTTTAACACTGGCTACGATGCTGCGACTGGTGAGTTTACCGATATGTTAGCTGCCGGTATCGTTGACCCTGCAAAAGTAACCCGTTCTGGTTTACAAAATGCTGCCTCCATCGCAGGGATGATCTTAACCACTGAATGTATTGTGGTTGATAAGCCTGAGAAAGAAAAAGCCCCTGCTGGTGGCGGTGGAGACTTTGACTACTAA
- the trpE gene encoding anthranilate synthase component I, which translates to MMFPDFEQFSVLAQQGNFVPVYQEWVADLETPVSSWYKVCGDRPYSFLLESVEGGENLGRYSFLGCDPVWILSARGNITTQTYRDGRVKTFEGNPFDILTDCLASIKPVTLPQLPSGIGGLFGFWGYELINWIEPRVPIYPITDDDLPDGVWMQVDHLIIFDQVKRKIWAIAYADLRDKNISLEQAYQQACDRVTKLVLKLQLPLPIQGKTLELNPNSEETQPLNYTSNTERAQFCENVRQAKEYIRAGDIFQVVLSQRLQAHYEDDPFNLYRSLRLINPSPYMAYYNFGDWQIIGSSPEVMVKAERQEDESLTAILRPIAGTRKRGQTPTEDQALAEDLLQDPKEIAEHVMLVDLGRNDLGRACCEGSVTVNELMVIERYSHVMHIVSNVIGKLADNKTPWDLFKACFPAGTVSGAPKIRAMEIINELEPERRGPYSGVYGYYDFEGQLNTAIAIRTMVVRPLGSGQHLVCVQAGAGLVADSDPETEYEETMNKARGLLEAIRSLS; encoded by the coding sequence ATGATGTTTCCCGACTTTGAGCAGTTTTCCGTATTGGCGCAACAGGGTAATTTTGTTCCAGTGTATCAGGAATGGGTAGCGGATCTCGAAACCCCAGTTTCCTCTTGGTATAAAGTTTGTGGCGATCGCCCCTATAGTTTCCTCTTAGAATCGGTAGAAGGAGGGGAAAATTTAGGCCGTTACAGCTTTTTAGGCTGTGATCCGGTATGGATTTTATCCGCTAGGGGAAACATCACAACCCAAACCTATCGAGATGGTCGGGTTAAAACCTTTGAGGGAAACCCGTTTGATATTTTGACCGACTGTTTAGCCTCCATTAAACCAGTTACCTTACCCCAACTCCCTTCAGGTATCGGCGGTTTATTCGGGTTTTGGGGCTATGAACTAATTAACTGGATCGAGCCAAGAGTCCCCATTTATCCTATCACTGACGATGATCTCCCGGATGGGGTTTGGATGCAAGTGGATCATCTGATTATTTTTGATCAGGTAAAACGAAAAATTTGGGCGATCGCCTATGCTGATCTCAGAGATAAAAATATTAGTCTAGAACAAGCCTATCAACAAGCTTGCGATCGCGTCACTAAATTGGTCTTAAAGCTACAATTACCCTTACCCATTCAAGGCAAGACCTTAGAATTAAACCCTAACTCAGAAGAAACCCAACCCTTAAATTACACTAGCAACACAGAACGCGCTCAGTTCTGCGAAAATGTGCGTCAGGCCAAAGAATACATCCGTGCAGGGGATATTTTTCAAGTGGTGCTGTCTCAACGCTTACAAGCCCATTACGAGGATGATCCTTTTAACCTCTATCGTTCCCTACGGTTGATTAATCCTTCCCCTTACATGGCCTATTATAATTTTGGAGATTGGCAGATTATTGGCTCCAGTCCAGAGGTAATGGTCAAAGCCGAACGCCAAGAAGATGAATCCTTAACCGCTATTTTAAGACCCATTGCAGGAACGAGAAAACGGGGTCAAACCCCTACCGAAGATCAAGCCTTAGCAGAAGACTTATTACAAGATCCCAAGGAAATTGCTGAACACGTCATGTTAGTAGACTTAGGCCGCAACGATCTCGGCCGGGCCTGTTGTGAAGGCAGTGTCACCGTGAATGAATTAATGGTCATCGAACGCTATTCCCATGTGATGCACATTGTGAGTAATGTCATTGGAAAATTAGCGGACAATAAAACCCCTTGGGACTTATTTAAAGCCTGTTTTCCCGCCGGAACGGTTAGTGGTGCGCCCAAAATTCGAGCCATGGAAATTATTAACGAATTAGAACCAGAACGCAGAGGTCCTTATTCTGGGGTGTACGGCTATTATGATTTTGAAGGACAGTTAAATACAGCGATCGCCATCCGGACAATGGTGGTTCGTCCCCTCGGCAGTGGTCAACATCTCGTCTGTGTGCAAGCAGGAGCCGGTTTAGTGGCCGACTCAGACCCAGAAACGGAATATGAGGAAACCATGAATAAAGCCAGGGGTTTATTAGAGGCGATTCGTTCCTTAAGTTAA
- the rlmD gene encoding 23S rRNA (uracil(1939)-C(5))-methyltransferase RlmD: MNQDYQQGNLVELDIIDLSHSGDGVGKLDGKAIFVPDTVTGDRIVSRLTHVKKQYAYGKLQEIISPSPHRIRPNCIVADKCGGCQWQHISAEYQLTAKENQVIQALKRLGGFENPPVLPILSSPEILGYRNKATYPLRRSTTGNVQAGYYQRNTHQLINLNQCPIQDPRLNPILAQVKQDIQAQGWSIYNETTGTGKLRHLGLRIGKRTGEILLTLVSTSKNLTHFQQQAESWLQRYPDLVGVSVNYNPHQGNKIFGEETFNSVGRLYLTETFGELNFQLSSDTFFQVNTEAAEILLKVLLDKLCLTGKENLVDAYCGVGTFTLPLAKKVAQAVGIESNKNAIEQGKNNADMNGINNVKFYQGTVEKILPFLNLDPDIIVLDPPRKGCDRNVIHTLKEISPPIIIYISCQPSTLARDLEKLCQQDLYTLEWIQPIDFFPQTPHVESVALIRHNLD, from the coding sequence ATGAATCAAGATTATCAACAAGGAAATTTGGTTGAATTAGATATTATCGATCTGAGTCATAGTGGTGACGGAGTGGGTAAATTAGACGGAAAAGCCATTTTTGTCCCCGATACGGTGACAGGCGATCGCATTGTATCTCGTTTAACCCATGTCAAAAAACAATACGCTTACGGAAAATTACAAGAAATTATCTCACCGTCTCCCCATCGTATTCGACCTAATTGCATCGTAGCCGATAAATGTGGGGGCTGTCAGTGGCAACATATTTCTGCTGAGTATCAATTGACAGCAAAAGAAAACCAAGTGATTCAAGCATTAAAACGCCTCGGTGGGTTTGAAAATCCCCCAGTTTTGCCTATTTTATCATCCCCAGAAATTTTAGGGTATCGCAACAAAGCCACTTATCCCCTAAGACGTTCAACCACAGGCAATGTTCAAGCCGGCTATTATCAACGCAATACCCATCAACTTATCAATCTCAATCAATGTCCGATTCAAGATCCTCGTCTTAATCCAATTTTGGCCCAAGTCAAACAGGATATACAAGCACAGGGTTGGAGTATTTACAACGAAACAACAGGGACAGGGAAACTAAGACATTTGGGGTTGCGTATTGGCAAAAGAACAGGGGAAATTTTATTAACCCTAGTTAGTACCAGCAAAAATCTGACTCATTTTCAACAGCAAGCGGAAAGTTGGCTGCAACGTTACCCTGACTTAGTCGGTGTGTCTGTGAATTATAATCCCCATCAAGGTAACAAGATTTTTGGTGAGGAAACGTTTAATTCTGTTGGTCGTCTTTATTTAACAGAAACCTTTGGTGAACTCAATTTTCAATTAAGTTCCGATACATTCTTTCAGGTTAATACCGAAGCAGCAGAAATCCTCTTAAAAGTCTTGTTGGACAAATTATGTTTAACAGGGAAAGAAAACCTAGTTGATGCTTATTGTGGTGTAGGAACATTTACCTTACCCTTAGCGAAAAAAGTCGCTCAAGCAGTGGGAATTGAGAGTAACAAAAATGCGATTGAACAAGGTAAAAATAATGCAGACATGAATGGGATTAATAATGTGAAATTTTATCAAGGAACGGTAGAAAAAATTTTACCATTCCTTAATCTTGATCCCGACATAATTGTTCTTGATCCTCCCCGAAAAGGCTGCGATCGCAACGTTATCCATACCTTAAAAGAAATTTCCCCTCCCATAATAATTTATATTAGTTGTCAGCCTTCAACTTTAGCCCGTGACTTAGAAAAGTTATGCCAACAAGACCTTTATACATTGGAGTGGATACAACCCATTGATTTCTTTCCTCAAACTCCTCATGTAGAATCAGTGGCTTTGATTCGACATAATCTTGACTAA
- a CDS encoding PEP-CTERM sorting domain-containing protein produces MILEKLINFSGGGKHCLSKILFASSVFAVSTLAINPVQAATFNYFDGTFNDADWTRTIRYFAGPSGSVSETATQSLTGGNPDEFRTMTQSWGNGTNARVYNFHSNAIYDPATQGAIASIDYSADVIGISANVGGEFGDEFAIQQDGRIFRAANIGIPDVSPWQTRSVPGLTVTDFIAFDGGSGPNFSSTGSPIQFGYGRGYSFNGGFAASITSGIDNWSVTVRNVVPSTPSVPEPSSIIGLLGLGLFGIDKLLKQTI; encoded by the coding sequence ATGATATTAGAAAAATTAATCAATTTTTCGGGGGGGGGTAAGCATTGCTTATCAAAAATACTCTTCGCTTCCTCCGTTTTTGCGGTTAGCACCTTGGCGATCAATCCTGTCCAAGCAGCCACCTTCAACTACTTCGATGGTACATTTAATGATGCAGATTGGACTCGAACAATTCGCTACTTTGCCGGTCCATCTGGTTCCGTTAGTGAAACTGCTACCCAAAGTCTCACAGGGGGCAATCCTGATGAGTTTCGTACCATGACCCAATCTTGGGGAAATGGAACCAATGCTAGAGTTTATAATTTTCACAGTAATGCTATTTACGATCCTGCTACTCAAGGGGCGATCGCATCTATTGACTATTCTGCTGATGTCATAGGGATTTCAGCTAATGTGGGCGGTGAGTTTGGAGATGAATTTGCCATTCAACAAGATGGCAGAATCTTTCGTGCAGCAAACATAGGAATACCTGATGTTTCCCCTTGGCAAACCAGGTCAGTTCCAGGTTTAACCGTCACAGACTTTATTGCCTTTGACGGGGGTTCTGGCCCTAATTTCTCTTCGACAGGAAGTCCCATTCAATTTGGTTATGGTCGGGGTTATAGCTTTAATGGAGGGTTTGCTGCATCAATCACATCAGGTATTGATAACTGGAGTGTGACCGTTCGGAATGTTGTTCCTTCGACTCCTAGTGTCCCTGAACCTTCTTCTATTATAGGATTATTAGGGTTAGGTCTTTTTGGGATAGATAAACTCTTAAAACAAACAATTTAA